Proteins encoded within one genomic window of Streptomyces profundus:
- a CDS encoding GntR family transcriptional regulator: protein MSTQPTGAPAPRRAGRNRREETYAALRDLLLRGEFGTRSRLIELHLAQRLGVSRTPVREAMVRLVADGLLQRTPDGFYTVRLNLAELRDLYELRVTVELRGIARALESDGVRHDAALLEPLRDHWRALRADPPAPDPGFVLRDEEFHHTLLRSSGNPRLTETLESVTARIRPARMYDYLTEDRVELTVVEHLDIVEHVLAGRLPEALTALRRHIGDSLDVVERRAAHAIAQMALHQD from the coding sequence ATGTCGACACAGCCGACCGGGGCGCCCGCGCCCCGGCGGGCCGGGCGCAACCGCCGCGAGGAGACCTACGCCGCACTGCGTGACCTGCTGCTGCGCGGCGAGTTCGGGACGCGCAGCCGGCTGATCGAGCTTCACCTCGCCCAGCGGCTCGGCGTGTCCCGCACCCCCGTCCGTGAGGCGATGGTCCGGCTCGTCGCCGACGGACTGCTCCAGCGGACGCCGGACGGCTTCTACACCGTCCGGCTCAACCTCGCCGAGCTGCGCGACCTGTACGAACTGCGGGTCACCGTGGAACTGCGGGGCATCGCCCGTGCCCTGGAATCCGACGGGGTGCGGCACGACGCCGCTCTGCTGGAGCCGCTGCGCGACCACTGGCGGGCGCTGCGCGCCGACCCGCCCGCGCCCGATCCCGGATTCGTGCTCCGGGACGAGGAGTTCCACCACACCCTGCTCCGTTCGTCGGGCAACCCCCGGCTCACCGAGACGCTGGAGTCCGTCACCGCCCGGATCCGGCCGGCGCGCATGTACGACTACCTCACCGAGGACCGCGTCGAGCTGACCGTCGTCGAACATCTCGACATCGTCGAGCATGTCCTCGCCGGGCGGCTGCCGGAGGCGCTCACCGCGCTCCGCCGGCATATCGGGGACTCCCTCGATGTCGTCGAGAGGCGCGCCGCCCACGCCA